One part of the Acidobacteriota bacterium genome encodes these proteins:
- a CDS encoding CTP synthase, translating into MPPTQDPPVTDTGRPVKYIFITGGVVSSLGKGLAAASIGALLEGHGYRVTLQKFDPYVNVDPGTMSPYQHGEVFVTSDGAETDLDLGHYERFTNTLTTRNHNWTTGKIYLSVIEKERRGDYLGGTVQVIPHVTNEIKRAMQIVAQGGNVDVVLIEVGGTVGDIESQPFIEAIRQLRQDLGRENTLYVHLTLVPFIGAAGELKTKPTQHSVRDLRSMGIHPDILLCRTDRLLPREIRQKIALFCDVDEEAVITAKDVESIYEVPLVLSGEGLDRIVLKQIGLPDTTRNMATWEQLVERIRNPSDEVTIHIVGKYVGYEDSYKSLNEALSHASFLHRLNLRIQWTDAEELESADDELGLADADGILVPGGFGDRGTRGMMRAAQVAREQQIPYLGICYGFQWAAVEFARHVCGLDDADSTECNAQTPHNVIYKLRDLLGVDELGGTMRLGSYPCELRAGTKAYAAYGRTTIHERHRHRYEFNRAYEDRLSAAGLVFAGRSPDGKFIEAIELPRHPWFVAVQYHPEFQSKPHSPHPLFSQFVRAAHEHDVSVRAGAAASIA; encoded by the coding sequence ATGCCTCCAACGCAAGATCCGCCAGTCACCGATACCGGTCGTCCCGTCAAGTACATCTTCATCACCGGCGGGGTTGTCTCGTCGCTCGGCAAGGGCCTCGCCGCCGCATCCATCGGCGCCCTGCTCGAGGGGCACGGCTATCGCGTCACGCTGCAGAAGTTCGATCCTTACGTCAACGTCGATCCGGGAACGATGAGCCCGTACCAGCACGGTGAAGTGTTCGTTACGTCGGACGGCGCGGAAACCGACCTCGACCTGGGCCACTACGAACGCTTTACCAACACCCTGACGACACGCAACCACAACTGGACCACCGGCAAGATCTACCTGTCGGTCATCGAGAAGGAGCGGCGCGGCGACTATCTCGGCGGTACCGTGCAGGTCATTCCCCACGTGACGAACGAGATCAAGAGAGCGATGCAGATCGTCGCACAAGGCGGAAACGTCGACGTTGTCCTGATCGAAGTGGGCGGCACGGTGGGCGACATCGAGAGCCAACCGTTCATCGAGGCGATCCGGCAGCTCCGGCAGGATCTCGGGCGCGAAAACACGCTCTACGTCCACCTCACGCTGGTGCCGTTCATCGGCGCGGCGGGCGAACTGAAGACGAAACCGACGCAGCACAGCGTACGCGACCTCCGTTCGATGGGCATCCATCCCGACATCCTGCTCTGCCGGACCGACCGGCTGCTGCCGCGGGAGATCCGGCAGAAAATCGCCCTGTTCTGCGATGTCGACGAGGAAGCTGTGATTACAGCGAAGGATGTCGAGAGCATCTACGAGGTGCCCCTCGTGCTCTCCGGCGAGGGGCTCGACCGGATCGTGCTGAAGCAGATCGGCCTCCCCGACACGACGCGGAACATGGCGACGTGGGAACAGTTGGTCGAGCGGATCCGGAACCCATCCGACGAGGTCACGATCCATATCGTCGGCAAGTACGTCGGCTACGAGGACTCGTACAAGAGCCTGAACGAAGCGTTGTCGCACGCCAGCTTCCTTCACAGGCTCAACCTCCGGATCCAATGGACCGACGCCGAGGAGCTGGAATCGGCTGACGACGAGCTTGGGCTGGCCGATGCGGACGGCATCCTCGTGCCGGGAGGATTCGGCGACCGGGGAACGCGCGGGATGATGCGCGCGGCGCAGGTGGCGCGTGAACAGCAGATTCCCTACCTGGGCATCTGTTACGGGTTTCAGTGGGCGGCGGTCGAGTTCGCGCGTCACGTGTGCGGCCTCGACGATGCCGATTCGACCGAGTGCAACGCGCAAACGCCGCACAACGTCATCTACAAGCTCCGGGACCTGCTGGGCGTCGACGAGCTGGGCGGAACGATGCGCCTCGGCAGCTATCCGTGCGAGTTGCGGGCCGGCACGAAGGCCTACGCGGCGTACGGCCGAACGACGATTCACGAGCGTCACCGGCACCGCTACGAGTTCAACCGCGCCTACGAGGATCGGCTCTCGGCGGCGGGTCTGGTTTTCGCCGGACGTTCCCCCGACGGGAAGTTCATCGAGGCAATCGAGTTGCCCCGGCATCCCTGGTTCGTTGCGGTGCAGTACCACCCGGAGTTCCAGTCGAAACCGCACTCCCCACACCCGCTGTTCTCGCAGTTCGTACGGGCGGCCCACGAGCACGACGTGTCGGTCCGGGCCGGCGCGGCCGCGTCGATTGCCTGA
- the kdsB gene encoding 3-deoxy-manno-octulosonate cytidylyltransferase, protein MHPAAAAAQSTGPAPLVSVTAIIPARFDSSRLPGKPLADICGRPMIEHVYRRASAATRIDRVIVATDDPRILDTVRSFGGEARMTRRDHPTGSDRLAEVARELDVPLVVNVQGDEPLVDPTLIDRMVSKLAGDPTLGIATACCPVSDAAEHASPHVVKVVTDGRGDALYFSRAPIPHRADAPRNEPPFGWKHIGLYAYRHAALLALAATPPTALERTEQLEQLRALETGVRIGVVQTDSVPVGVDTPEDLEQVRRLMSTGGDGISSSITSGTRLEPRRR, encoded by the coding sequence GTGCACCCTGCGGCGGCGGCGGCACAGTCCACCGGACCCGCACCCCTTGTCTCGGTAACCGCTATCATCCCGGCCCGTTTCGACTCGAGCCGTCTGCCCGGCAAGCCGCTGGCCGACATCTGCGGTCGACCCATGATCGAGCATGTCTACCGTCGCGCCTCGGCAGCCACCAGGATCGACAGGGTAATCGTCGCGACGGACGATCCGCGCATCCTGGACACGGTCCGGTCCTTCGGCGGCGAGGCGCGGATGACCCGGCGCGATCACCCGACCGGCAGCGACCGGCTCGCGGAGGTGGCGCGCGAGCTCGACGTTCCGCTCGTCGTCAACGTGCAGGGCGACGAACCGTTAGTCGACCCCACGTTGATAGACCGTATGGTCAGCAAGCTGGCGGGTGACCCGACCCTGGGCATCGCCACCGCCTGCTGCCCCGTCAGCGACGCGGCGGAGCATGCCAGCCCACACGTAGTGAAGGTCGTGACCGACGGGAGGGGCGATGCGCTCTACTTCTCGCGGGCGCCAATCCCCCACCGGGCCGACGCTCCCCGGAACGAACCGCCCTTCGGTTGGAAGCATATCGGCCTGTACGCCTATCGACACGCGGCGCTGCTGGCGCTGGCCGCCACACCGCCCACCGCGCTCGAGCGAACCGAGCAGCTCGAGCAGTTGCGCGCGCTGGAGACGGGCGTCCGGATCGGAGTCGTGCAAACAGACTCCGTCCCGGTCGGCGTCGACACACCGGAAGATCTGGAACAGGTCCGTCGCCTGATGTCCACCGGAGGCGACGGCATCTCCAGCAGCATCACATCCGGCACACGTTTGGAACCGCGACGCCGATGA
- a CDS encoding phosphoglycerate dehydrogenase, translated as MKIVIPEPLPPSAIAMLEAEGWSVDAREGRSAATLSSHVSDADGLIVRGGTKVTADLIAAAPKLRVIARAGTGVDNVDLEAASARGILVLNAPGANSISVAEHAWALMLASARSITRADADMKAGRWSKRTFQGAELRGKILGVVGLGRIGREVVRRARAFDMTVIAHDPFVAAQVASDLGIELAPLESLVAQSDFITFHLPSTEATRGMVSRELLARCKPGARIINTARGDLLDEAALTEAIEEGRIGGAALDVFREEPPSETTLTGRPDVVATPHIGAATAEAQELVSVEAVTSVREYLRAGVVRNAVNYPSVNAEEFQQLQPYLVLTERMGRLLAQLSGGRVSGIGLRYYGALADESHEMLVGSALIGLFREVLSTNVTLVNARSVAEQRGLDVVESRSSRPRNFTSLVSLKLHADGREYWAEGAVFEPDQPRLVRLDGVEVEAPLDEGTMIVIRNNDQPGVIGEVGTILGRHGINISTFALGRHDAGAIGVVRVGLGNASADSDEPNVNDAVLEEIRRAAAVWSADLVRL; from the coding sequence ATGAAGATTGTCATTCCCGAACCGCTCCCCCCCTCGGCCATAGCGATGCTCGAAGCGGAAGGCTGGAGCGTTGACGCGCGCGAGGGACGTTCCGCAGCGACGCTGTCCAGCCACGTATCCGATGCCGACGGGCTGATCGTGCGCGGTGGGACGAAGGTGACCGCGGACCTGATCGCCGCGGCGCCGAAACTGCGCGTGATCGCGCGCGCCGGGACGGGTGTGGATAACGTCGACCTGGAGGCGGCCAGCGCACGCGGGATCCTGGTGTTGAACGCCCCCGGCGCCAACAGCATCAGTGTGGCGGAACACGCCTGGGCGCTGATGCTTGCCTCGGCTCGATCCATCACCCGTGCCGACGCGGACATGAAGGCGGGCCGGTGGTCCAAGCGGACGTTCCAGGGCGCCGAGCTGCGCGGGAAGATCCTTGGGGTCGTGGGGTTGGGCAGGATCGGACGGGAGGTGGTCAGGCGCGCACGAGCGTTCGACATGACAGTCATCGCGCACGATCCGTTCGTTGCCGCACAGGTGGCGTCCGACCTGGGAATCGAGTTGGCTCCTCTCGAGTCGCTCGTGGCGCAGTCCGACTTCATCACTTTCCATCTGCCGTCGACGGAGGCGACGCGTGGAATGGTGAGCCGTGAGCTGCTCGCACGGTGCAAGCCGGGCGCGCGCATCATCAACACGGCGCGCGGGGACCTCCTGGACGAAGCGGCGCTGACCGAGGCCATCGAGGAAGGGCGCATCGGTGGTGCCGCGCTCGACGTCTTTCGTGAAGAACCGCCATCGGAAACGACCCTGACCGGGCGGCCGGACGTGGTAGCCACGCCACACATCGGAGCGGCGACCGCCGAAGCCCAGGAACTCGTCAGCGTCGAAGCGGTGACCAGCGTGCGGGAGTACCTCCGGGCGGGGGTCGTACGGAACGCCGTCAACTATCCGTCGGTCAACGCAGAGGAATTCCAGCAACTCCAGCCGTATCTCGTGCTGACCGAGAGAATGGGCCGGCTTCTGGCACAGCTCTCGGGCGGACGTGTGAGCGGCATCGGGCTCCGGTACTACGGAGCGTTGGCGGACGAATCGCACGAAATGCTGGTCGGATCGGCGCTGATTGGTCTCTTCCGGGAAGTACTGTCGACCAACGTGACGCTGGTGAATGCCCGTTCGGTCGCCGAGCAGCGCGGACTCGACGTGGTCGAGTCACGCAGTTCGCGCCCGCGGAACTTCACCAGCCTGGTCTCCCTGAAACTCCACGCCGACGGACGCGAGTACTGGGCGGAGGGAGCCGTTTTCGAGCCGGATCAGCCCCGGCTCGTTCGACTGGACGGCGTCGAGGTGGAGGCGCCGCTCGACGAAGGGACGATGATCGTGATCCGGAACAACGATCAACCGGGCGTTATCGGCGAAGTCGGGACGATTCTGGGACGGCACGGGATCAACATCTCCACCTTCGCGCTCGGAAGGCACGACGCGGGTGCGATCGGTGTAGTGCGCGTGGGGCTGGGCAACGCCAGCGCCGATTCGGACGAACCGAACGTGAACGACGCCGTGCTAGAAGAGATTCGCCGCGCGGCGGCCGTCTGGTCGGCTGATTTGGTACGGCTCTAG
- the icd gene encoding isocitrate dehydrogenase (NADP(+)) — MATFKHVTPPTEGTGITSRDGALVVPDDPIIPFIEGDGTGRDIWKASVRVFDAAVAKAYGKRKRVVWFEVLAGEKAREQTGEWLPTDTIEAARTYRVAIKGPLTTPVGGGIRSLNVSIRQILDLYACVRPVRYFTGTPSPVRNPHHMDVVIFRENTEDVYAGMEWEQGSRAAHDIIDYFGTKFGKKIRPDSGIGLKPISITGSKRLIRMAIRYAIDNNRKSVTLVHKGNIMKFTEGAFRDWGYELAKEEYGERTIGEWDDGDADGKVVIKDRIADSMLQQILTRTSEYDVIATTNLNGDYLSDACAAQVGGLGLAPGANIGDEVGFFEATHGTAPKYADRDVINPSSVILSGAMMFRYLQWNEVADLIEAGIERCIRAKTVTYDLERLMEGATKLKTSEFADAIIANM, encoded by the coding sequence ATGGCAACGTTCAAACACGTGACGCCCCCCACCGAGGGGACCGGCATAACATCCCGCGACGGCGCGCTCGTCGTTCCGGACGATCCGATTATTCCGTTCATAGAGGGAGACGGCACGGGCCGGGACATCTGGAAGGCGTCCGTCCGCGTCTTCGACGCAGCCGTCGCCAAGGCCTACGGCAAGCGGAAGCGCGTCGTATGGTTCGAGGTGCTGGCGGGCGAGAAGGCTCGCGAACAGACGGGCGAGTGGCTCCCGACGGACACGATCGAGGCGGCGCGCACCTATCGAGTGGCGATCAAGGGTCCGCTCACAACTCCGGTGGGCGGTGGGATTCGCAGCCTCAACGTCTCGATCCGTCAGATCCTCGACCTCTACGCGTGCGTGCGACCGGTCCGTTATTTCACCGGTACGCCGTCACCCGTCCGCAATCCGCATCACATGGACGTCGTGATCTTCCGGGAGAACACCGAGGACGTCTATGCCGGCATGGAGTGGGAGCAGGGCTCCCGGGCGGCCCATGACATCATCGACTACTTCGGCACGAAGTTCGGCAAGAAGATCCGTCCCGACTCCGGCATCGGTCTCAAGCCGATTTCGATCACCGGCAGCAAGCGTCTTATTCGCATGGCGATCCGCTACGCGATAGACAACAACCGGAAGAGCGTGACGCTGGTCCACAAGGGGAACATCATGAAGTTCACCGAGGGGGCATTCCGGGACTGGGGGTACGAGCTGGCGAAGGAAGAGTACGGCGAGCGGACCATCGGCGAGTGGGACGACGGGGATGCGGACGGCAAGGTCGTCATCAAGGATCGAATCGCCGACAGCATGCTGCAGCAGATTCTGACCCGCACTTCGGAGTACGACGTCATCGCCACCACCAACCTGAACGGCGACTATCTTTCGGATGCCTGCGCCGCCCAGGTGGGCGGACTTGGATTGGCTCCCGGGGCGAACATCGGGGACGAAGTGGGCTTCTTCGAGGCGACCCACGGCACCGCGCCCAAGTACGCCGACCGGGACGTCATCAACCCCAGTTCGGTCATCCTGTCCGGCGCGATGATGTTCCGTTACCTGCAGTGGAACGAGGTGGCTGACCTCATCGAAGCCGGGATCGAACGATGCATTCGGGCGAAGACGGTCACGTATGATCTGGAGCGCCTCATGGAGGGCGCGACGAAGCTGAAGACGTCGGAGTTCGCCGACGCCATAATCGCCAACATGTAG
- the mdh gene encoding malate dehydrogenase has translation MNRKVSVIGSGNVGATAARSIADKELADVVILDILEGIPQGKGLDMLEACPVEGSDARVLGTNDYADTAGSDIVVITAGLARKPGMSRDDLLQKNTSIIRSVTEEVMKHSPGCIVIPVTNPLDAMAQVVYRVSGLPRERVIGMAGVLDSARMRAFIAEALDVSVENTHAFVLGGHGDTMVPLPRYSTVAGIPITELLDAATVDAIVQRTAHGGAEIVKLLGTGSAYYAPGSAVVEMVESILKDKKKVLPCSVFLQGEYGISDLFVGVPCKLGANGLEEIVQIELTADESAALQKSASAVQELVQIINM, from the coding sequence ATGAATCGGAAGGTATCGGTCATTGGGTCGGGCAACGTTGGCGCGACTGCCGCCCGGAGCATCGCGGACAAGGAACTCGCCGACGTAGTCATCCTCGATATCCTCGAGGGCATACCTCAGGGGAAGGGGCTCGACATGCTCGAGGCGTGCCCCGTCGAGGGGTCGGACGCGCGGGTTCTCGGCACTAATGACTACGCCGACACCGCCGGTTCCGACATCGTGGTCATCACCGCCGGTCTGGCGCGCAAGCCGGGCATGAGCCGCGACGATCTGCTGCAGAAGAACACCAGCATCATCCGGAGCGTCACCGAAGAGGTGATGAAGCATTCGCCCGGCTGTATCGTCATACCGGTGACCAACCCGCTCGACGCGATGGCGCAGGTCGTCTATCGGGTCAGCGGGTTGCCGCGCGAACGGGTCATCGGAATGGCGGGCGTACTCGACTCGGCGCGGATGCGCGCGTTCATCGCGGAGGCGCTCGACGTGTCGGTGGAGAATACGCACGCGTTCGTTCTCGGGGGACACGGCGACACCATGGTGCCGTTGCCGCGCTACTCGACGGTTGCCGGGATCCCGATCACCGAGCTGCTCGACGCGGCGACGGTCGACGCGATCGTGCAGCGGACCGCCCACGGGGGCGCGGAGATAGTCAAGCTGCTCGGCACCGGTTCCGCCTACTATGCGCCCGGCTCCGCCGTCGTCGAGATGGTCGAGTCGATCCTGAAGGACAAGAAGAAGGTTCTTCCCTGTTCCGTCTTCCTCCAGGGCGAGTACGGCATCAGCGACCTCTTCGTAGGTGTTCCGTGCAAGTTGGGTGCGAATGGCCTTGAGGAAATCGTTCAGATCGAGCTGACCGCCGACGAATCGGCTGCACTGCAGAAGTCGGCTTCCGCCGTGCAGGAGTTGGTGCAGATCATCAACATGTAG
- the sucC gene encoding ADP-forming succinate--CoA ligase subunit beta codes for MKIHEYQAKQLFAAAGLPVPRGDVAHSEAEARRVAEGLGGRVVVKAQIHAGGRGKGGGVRVVGDAAEAERAAKTILGMTLVTAQTGPEGRTVGRLLIEEALDIAQELYVGLVIDRALARPVLMASAAGGMDIEQVAADTPELIHREAIDSATGLLPFQARRVAFAMGLTGRVANSVAAAMLAADRVFRQVDASLLEVNPLVITGAGDVLALDAKVNLDDSALARHPDLPELRDLAEEDPLEVEASRHALNYIRLDGTIGCMVNGAGLAMATMDIIKLSGGEPANFLDVGGGANADQIRNAFRLLLADENVRAVLINIFGGILRCDVLAEGVIAAVRELDVTLPMVIRMEGTNVEQGNRMLKESGLNFATAASMGEAAECVVALAAAGG; via the coding sequence GTGAAAATCCACGAGTACCAGGCAAAGCAACTGTTTGCGGCGGCCGGCCTTCCGGTGCCGCGCGGTGACGTCGCGCATTCGGAGGCAGAGGCGCGGCGCGTCGCCGAAGGCCTGGGAGGCCGGGTCGTCGTCAAGGCGCAGATTCATGCCGGCGGCCGCGGCAAGGGGGGCGGCGTAAGGGTCGTCGGGGATGCGGCGGAAGCCGAACGGGCCGCGAAGACGATCCTCGGCATGACGCTGGTCACCGCCCAGACCGGTCCGGAGGGTCGGACGGTCGGACGGCTGCTGATTGAGGAAGCGCTCGACATCGCCCAGGAGTTGTATGTCGGCCTGGTCATAGACCGCGCGCTGGCGCGACCGGTGCTGATGGCGAGTGCGGCGGGAGGCATGGATATCGAGCAGGTGGCGGCGGACACGCCGGAACTGATCCACCGCGAGGCCATAGATTCCGCTACGGGCCTGCTGCCGTTTCAGGCGCGTCGCGTCGCCTTCGCGATGGGGTTGACGGGACGCGTGGCAAATAGTGTCGCGGCCGCGATGCTTGCCGCCGACCGGGTGTTCCGTCAGGTCGACGCGTCGCTGCTCGAGGTGAACCCGCTCGTCATTACCGGCGCCGGTGATGTCCTGGCCCTCGACGCCAAGGTCAATCTGGACGACAGCGCACTGGCGCGCCATCCCGACCTTCCCGAACTGCGCGACCTCGCCGAGGAGGATCCGCTGGAGGTGGAGGCGTCGAGGCACGCGCTCAACTACATCCGCCTCGACGGCACCATCGGCTGCATGGTGAACGGCGCCGGCCTGGCCATGGCGACGATGGACATCATCAAACTGTCGGGGGGCGAACCGGCGAACTTCCTGGACGTCGGCGGTGGCGCCAACGCGGATCAGATCCGGAACGCGTTCCGTCTGCTGCTTGCCGACGAGAACGTCCGTGCGGTGCTCATCAATATCTTCGGCGGCATTCTCCGGTGCGACGTTCTCGCCGAGGGTGTCATTGCCGCCGTGCGCGAGCTCGACGTTACGCTTCCCATGGTGATCCGGATGGAGGGCACGAACGTCGAGCAGGGAAACCGCATGCTGAAGGAGAGCGGCCTTAACTTCGCGACGGCGGCGTCGATGGGCGAAGCGGCGGAATGCGTCGTGGCGCTTGCCGCTGCCGGCGGGTGA
- the sucD gene encoding succinate--CoA ligase subunit alpha, which yields MAILIDETTRLLVQGLTGREGTFHARQAAAYGTTVVGGVTPGKGGATHEGWPVFDTVAAAVAATGADVSVIFVPPVAAADAVMEAADAGIGVVVCITEGIPTLDMVRVMAYLARRPTRLVGPNCPGILSVGKAKAGIIPGHIGMPGPVGIVSRSGTLTYEAMHQLTRLGLGQSTCLGIGGDPVIGTDFIRALELFGQDSETEAVVLIGEIGGTAEEEAAAWIAARFDKPVVGFVAGRTAPPGRRMGHAGAIIAGGAGTAVEKMSALEAAGVSVVESPARIGETVARRLGL from the coding sequence ATGGCGATTCTGATCGACGAGACGACGCGGCTCCTCGTGCAGGGGTTGACCGGCCGCGAAGGGACGTTTCACGCGCGGCAGGCGGCCGCTTACGGCACCACGGTTGTGGGTGGAGTGACACCCGGCAAGGGGGGCGCGACGCACGAGGGCTGGCCGGTGTTCGATACCGTCGCTGCGGCGGTGGCGGCGACAGGAGCCGACGTATCGGTCATTTTCGTCCCACCGGTGGCGGCCGCCGATGCGGTCATGGAGGCGGCGGACGCGGGGATCGGCGTGGTCGTCTGTATCACGGAGGGGATTCCGACGCTCGACATGGTCCGCGTGATGGCGTATCTCGCGCGTCGCCCCACGCGCCTGGTCGGTCCGAACTGCCCCGGCATCCTCTCGGTCGGAAAGGCGAAGGCCGGGATCATCCCCGGACATATCGGAATGCCCGGCCCGGTCGGTATCGTCTCTCGCAGCGGAACGCTCACCTACGAGGCGATGCATCAATTGACGCGCCTGGGCCTGGGCCAGTCCACCTGTCTCGGCATCGGCGGCGATCCGGTGATCGGGACGGATTTCATCCGGGCGCTCGAGCTCTTCGGGCAGGATTCCGAGACCGAGGCGGTGGTGCTGATCGGCGAAATCGGCGGGACCGCGGAGGAGGAGGCGGCCGCCTGGATCGCCGCACGTTTCGACAAACCGGTAGTCGGTTTCGTCGCTGGCCGGACGGCGCCTCCGGGACGCCGAATGGGACATGCCGGCGCCATCATTGCCGGTGGCGCCGGCACCGCGGTCGAGAAGATGTCCGCCCTCGAAGCGGCGGGCGTCAGCGTCGTCGAGAGTCCGGCGCGCATCGGCGAAACCGTTGCCCGCCGCCTCGGCCTGTGA
- a CDS encoding 2-oxoacid:acceptor oxidoreductase subunit alpha — MALPDVAVADRPAVRGKGRIVNDFSIQVATVNGSGSQTANLVLLRSIFRMGVPVSGKNLFPSNIAGLPTWFTIRANKDGYIARKDQVDILVAMNRETANEDVLSLSRGAAVVYDEPLALDTLRDDLVFYPVPFDKLVAGISTSPKLRRFVRNMIYDGVLAKLLDIDLTRMEEALQKQLGRKPKAVALNKQALEIGFEYAAQHFEKRDPYVVAPLNKTQDLMLIEGNAAAAIGSMMAGVTVVTWYPITPSSSLCETLIDYLRKYRIDEKTGKATFAVVQAEDEIAALGMAIGAGWAGARAMTSTSGPGVSLMGEFAGLAYYGEVPAVIFNIQRVGPSTGLPTRTAQGDVISTAFLSHGDTRHLMLFPSSVKECYEMAIEAFDLAERFQTPVFVMSDLDLGMNTWMSEQFEYPDRPLDRGKVLDEETLKRIGAFGRYRDVDGDGIPYRTLPGDHLPAYFCRGSGHNELAQYSERPDDYQNNIDRLTRKFEQARNWIPTPEHDERKEATVGIVAYGTSHWAVVESRDQLRAEESLETSYYRIRGYPFRTAPLARFIERHERVYVVEQNRDAQMLSLMKLELAPELTRRLRSVRHYTGLPIDARSITDSVLLQEGLRIERVTPHPRLPHKAGVGGE; from the coding sequence ATGGCACTTCCTGACGTCGCAGTAGCCGACCGGCCCGCGGTCCGCGGCAAGGGCCGCATCGTCAACGACTTCAGCATCCAGGTAGCCACCGTCAACGGTTCGGGCAGCCAGACTGCCAACCTGGTGCTCCTGCGCTCCATTTTCAGGATGGGCGTCCCAGTATCGGGCAAGAACCTGTTCCCGTCGAACATTGCCGGACTCCCCACGTGGTTCACTATCCGCGCCAACAAGGATGGCTACATCGCCCGCAAGGACCAGGTGGACATTCTGGTCGCGATGAACCGGGAAACCGCGAACGAGGACGTGCTCTCTCTCTCGAGGGGCGCCGCCGTCGTCTACGACGAACCACTGGCGCTCGATACTCTGCGCGACGACCTCGTCTTCTATCCGGTCCCGTTCGACAAGCTGGTTGCCGGCATTTCGACCAGCCCGAAGCTCCGGCGCTTCGTTCGCAACATGATCTATGACGGGGTGCTGGCGAAGCTGCTCGACATCGACCTCACCAGAATGGAAGAGGCTCTGCAGAAGCAGTTGGGACGGAAACCGAAGGCGGTCGCGCTCAACAAACAGGCGCTCGAGATCGGTTTCGAGTACGCCGCGCAGCATTTTGAGAAACGCGATCCGTACGTCGTCGCGCCCTTGAACAAGACCCAGGATCTGATGCTGATCGAGGGAAACGCGGCCGCCGCGATCGGCTCGATGATGGCGGGCGTCACCGTCGTCACCTGGTACCCCATCACGCCCTCGTCCTCGCTCTGCGAGACCCTGATCGACTATCTCCGGAAGTACCGGATCGACGAGAAGACGGGCAAGGCGACTTTCGCCGTCGTGCAGGCGGAGGACGAAATCGCGGCACTTGGGATGGCGATCGGCGCGGGATGGGCCGGCGCGCGGGCGATGACGTCCACCAGCGGCCCGGGCGTCTCGCTCATGGGCGAGTTTGCCGGACTCGCCTACTACGGCGAAGTGCCGGCGGTCATCTTCAACATCCAGCGCGTCGGCCCGTCCACCGGACTCCCGACCCGCACCGCCCAGGGCGACGTCATTTCCACCGCATTCCTTTCGCACGGTGACACGCGCCACCTGATGCTCTTCCCGTCATCGGTCAAGGAGTGCTACGAGATGGCGATCGAGGCCTTCGATCTGGCGGAGCGGTTCCAGACGCCGGTTTTCGTCATGAGCGATCTCGACCTCGGGATGAACACCTGGATGTCCGAACAGTTCGAATACCCGGACCGGCCTCTCGACCGGGGAAAGGTGCTCGATGAAGAGACCCTCAAGCGGATCGGCGCGTTCGGCCGCTATCGCGATGTCGATGGCGACGGGATCCCGTACCGGACGCTGCCGGGCGACCACCTGCCTGCGTACTTCTGCCGCGGCTCAGGCCACAACGAGCTTGCCCAGTACAGCGAGCGGCCGGATGACTACCAGAACAACATCGATCGGCTGACGCGGAAGTTCGAGCAGGCGCGGAACTGGATCCCGACTCCGGAGCACGACGAGCGCAAGGAGGCTACGGTCGGCATCGTTGCTTACGGCACGAGCCACTGGGCGGTGGTCGAGAGCCGCGATCAGTTGCGCGCCGAGGAGAGCCTTGAGACTTCGTACTATCGAATCCGTGGCTATCCGTTCCGGACCGCGCCGCTCGCGAGGTTCATCGAGCGCCACGAACGGGTGTATGTCGTGGAGCAGAACCGCGACGCGCAGATGCTCAGCCTGATGAAGCTCGAACTGGCTCCGGAGCTGACTCGGCGCCTCCGCAGCGTGCGGCACTATACGGGGCTCCCGATCGATGCCAGGTCGATCACCGACAGCGTGCTGCTCCAGGAGGGGTTGCGAATCGAGCGCGTGACTCCGCATCCACGGCTGCCGCACAAGGCGGGGGTCGGAGGCGAGTAG